The Rhododendron vialii isolate Sample 1 chromosome 8a, ASM3025357v1 genome has a window encoding:
- the LOC131298003 gene encoding uncharacterized protein LOC131298003: MTPDQLQEEKIWSGRLGRSLAAGSSSAPIANTRMMPICSIELSVLSQLSKSCHFRYVELPIRIYHSFHVSELKRLLSLSCLKCLKMKNRKEYRVLPMNYKAYGDLPVGVEENFQSIVGYWRGVFKRIPYLPFDQCLKTRWLGSEEMPQELGTSWDTNWLSTSVFWQIDFVLEVYSSDRDFCI, from the exons ATGACGCCCGATCAGCTGCAAGAGGAGAAGATTTGGAGTGGAAGGTTAGGGAGAAGCTTAGCTGCTGGGTCATCTTCGGCGCCAATTGCAAATACGAGGATGATGCCAATATGTTCGATAGAGTTGTCGGTGCTTTCACAACTTAGCAAATCCT GTCATTTCAGGTATGTCGAGTTACCGATTCGTATATATCATTCTTTCCATGTGAGCGAGCTAAAGCGGCTGCTTAGCCTATCGTGTTTAAAGTGCTTAAAGATGAAGAATAGGAAG GAGTATAGGGTGCTGCCAATGAATTACAAAGCTTATGGTGACTTGCCTGTTGGCGTCGAAGAGAATTTTCAATCAATCGTCGGTTATTGGCGCGGTGTTTTCAAGCGTATTCCCTATTTACCGTTTGACCAGTGTTTGAAGACAAGATGGCTGGGCTCGGAAGAGATGCCTCAGGAACTTGGAACAAGTTGGGATACAAATTGGTTATCGACGTCAGTATTTTGGcagattgattttgttttggagGTGTATTCTTCCGATCGTGACTTTTGTATTTAG